From the genome of Podospora bellae-mahoneyi strain CBS 112042 chromosome 2, whole genome shotgun sequence:
CACACGAAAATGTTCATCAATAGATGATTATGCGACGGGGTCTTTGAGAGCTGTCAAATCTCAATATGACTGACAGGGTGCAAAGCAAGCCACCTCGTGCTATGCCAGAAAAGGGttggagaaaagaaaaatacgCATGGAGAAGCCGGCCAACCGCTTAGCAAACGCTTATTCGCGTTCCACAAAGTCTTCATCTCAAAGTTGACTCTTGACACCCATTTTTCTTACCGCTCGACAAATCAGCGGGCTTGGGAAGGTCAACATTTAGCATCTggcctcgacatcaccacaaaccacccctGGTTGACCATCGTCATGGCACGATGAAGTTGAGATGAACCGAAACGCTGGTCTTGCGATCCCCCCGCCGTTGGAACGCTGGAACACTGCCATCACAGGGGATGCTCAAACGGTCATCTGGCTGATGAGATCTTGCGACGCAACCATGGGCAACAAGCCCCAGCAGATGTGCTCCATATGTTTCAATGCTCTCGATCGTGTCAGTGTTTATGCCCAACGTCTGGAGGCTGGGAGGTGTTGAAACAGTTGAAACGTTTCGCGGAGACGGTGAAAACAACGGTTCTCAGCGCTACTCTCTGGCGGTGGAATGTGGGAAGGCCCCCGTTCGCCCGCTTGCTTCCGGAATTGAGCCCAACGGTGCCCCTCCCCGGCCCTGGACGTCCTTTCCCCTTTGTGGAAAGTTGGTGGGCAATAAACCCACGCCAAGAGGAGATGGCTTTTGTTCCCCTGCGCTGGGCGACGTTGCAGCGCAAGCGATGGGCCAAAACCGTCAAGGCGCGCTCCACTCGCACTGCGTCCTGATGTCCAGGAAGGCCTGGTCTCGACAGCGACGAGACCTGGAAGGCATATTGGGCAATGAGACCCTATCAATGCACGTGTGTTAATCTCCGTGACAAGTGTCGATagcctcatcgtcatcatctcctTGTTGCCGGGGTGCTACCGCTATGGTCCAAAACAGCAAAGCGAAGGGGAAACGTCCAAGGAAAAACAGGAAACAGCTTGGGTGTGTGGCACACCCTTCCCCGCTCGAGCCAGCAAGCCATCCCCCGGAGCAGAGCAAGGCCCCCTGGACACGCTTGCGGAATCAAGTACCGAAAAGACAACAGCATCCCCTGCGCTTTTGGTTGAGTTGCGTTGATGGCCACATTTGGAAGCATCATCAAGTCAGACCTGCCAGGAACAGGTTAAGCACACCAGCAAAAGGAAAGAGGCGTGAAATCACACGGCCAAACTTGGTTATGTACAGGCCAGGATGTCGAGAAACACGAGAACGAAACAGATGGGCACATGGGGCATTGGGCCCCCCCGATCTCGTCCCAGACGACTCCATCCTGGAAGAGACCCATCATCCTGTTCGGGCCGGCAAGCTGTAAGTTCTGGCTCACAAACATCAGCAAGATTAGAGAAGGGGAGAACACATGCGTTTGCTGTGCGTCGTGCAGCTTTACAGCTAATCTATTCGGCTGTGGAGAGCAGCAAGCAACGTAACTTGCACGGAATCGACATGGTTGTGGTATCATCCGCCTGCTGGGCCTGATTATGACCCCTTCTATTCTTCCGAGAGCCAGGGACAGTGTGTTCGGAGGTGTGGAAGGGGGCAACCAAGCACGAGAGGGAACACGCGGGCGAGATGCATCTGACATCTTGGTCGGTCGGGTTTTCGGCATGGATATTTACATGCCAGTGACCGACATATGCTCGACTTCCTTACATGGttgacggcgacgacgaagGGAAAACACATGCAAAGTTCGGTATGTATACAGATTAAAACTGCTACCTCGAAGGAAAGCGGCGAGAGACGACCCGTTGTCATGTTTCCCCAGATGGGTTGTGGAAATTCCTTTTCTGGTCAGTACAGACCCGAAAAGGGGGCAGTATGAAATGTTTGGAACCGATCCGCCTACAAGGCATCATCGGTCGAACAAGACACCGAACCTGCTCCGCACTCGGATaggagggggcgggtggGGAGAGGTGATGGGAATGCTTGACCAGCAGAAGCAGTGCGTTGACAAAGGGACTTGGGGTGCCTACCTACATGGGCGATGCTCTTTCTGTATCGATGCCTTTCTGGCcactcaccatcctccactCTCGCCTCTGGCAGGCAAGGAGAACAGCTATCACTCATTCTTGTAGCTGTGTGACGGACTGACTCAACAGAAACAGAGTACAGTTGAGAGACAAACAGCAAACCGACAGCGTATGCGACTAGCTgaaccccctcctttttttggTTTCCCATGCCTTCCCTTCCCGTCTCGACACTTCCTGCAAAGCTTGCATGTTTAACAGACCGGAACCGATGCTCTCCATATGGCAAAGGGTCCTCCGAGCGTGTAGGGGGCGGCGACGGCAGCAAGGgggctacctacctacctaccttgatACCGGCAAACACGACTACCACTACTACTCCGGACAAGAAAGTTTATGAACCCCAACTCTCGCTGCAACTCGGAATAATTAACTACTACTATAACTAAACTCGGGTGGTGGCTAGTCCTTTTCCACGATGCAGATAGAAATCACGGTGCGGTTCTTTTCCCACCGCGAAGGTATCATGGTAGCAATATGTATTTCTCCCACGTAACAAAAGGGCGAAGAAAGTGGTAGCCGACCCTGAATGACTGACCtacccgccgccgccgtcgtcgtaGCAGTCTGTCTGGCTTGTAGCTAGTGTGCTACTACTAGGCCCGCCCAGATCGGTACGACCACCACTGGGGGGGCGTGgtaaagaaaaaggggggagtGTGTgtgaagaggagaggaatgGGTAGGTAGGAGGGGGGCGATGGAGGGAcggagggggaaaagggaaggatgatgatgatgggcgtGGAGAAGAATGTCACCCGGCCATCGCAACCCAGccatccatcaaccaccgaatcgaggtggtgttgttggccagTGTGTGCGTGCGGCCAatccttttttcccctcccctccctccttccatCCATCCGCTACGGGCATTTATTTGACAACAGAACCAGTAAAATGGCCGTCTAGGTACAGTCACACACACAGAGGTACAGGTAGGCTCACACCACAATGACATATTTCAGTGATAGAGTAAGAAAAAGAAGTGGATAttctcctttccctccctcccgaaCCACAAAAAGATGTCCGTCCGTTTCGGCTTTCCTTGTTTGATACGAGAACCGAGAACCAGAAGAAGcatggaaagggggggataGGTAGGGGGGAAAGAGTGGAATggtctttgttgttgttgttgttattctGCATCATGCATTTTGGACATTGGAAAGACTCTAGAACGAACGCACGGAAAATACCGGGGAAAAaattgaggatgatgatcatggtgtttttttttgtgtactttttttcttttggtggtggtaggtaccttgcttctttttgtcgCGACGTTAGGGTAGTATTTGAAGACCGAAAAGAGAAACACAATCACACATTCAGGAcagagagggaaaaaaataaactaACGCAAGCCACAAACtgcgggttgggggggatggggatgccATGTGGGAGAGATGCATTTTTTGGTGGTTAGTGTTGTGTTGTATTGTCACACTTGCGGGTAAGAGTAGGTGATCATTATCTACAAGTGCGGAGAGATTTTTCTTTACAATtgtgggttgttggttggggatttaaagggaagggaagaaggGACATCATAGCGTGCAGTAGTCTGATTGATCCCTTTGTTTTCTACCGGAGATGTCAAAAAAGAGATTTTATTCGGCCACAAAAGGGTTTTGAAGTAGGAAAGGTAGGTAGAGTATCATCAGGGCGGCCGGGACGAGACTTTTAGCATTAGGGTACCTaccagacagacagacagactTGAGGCGTCAGTCACCGGACCTTTtcatgcttctttttgttgacaAGGAACGGCTGGATGCCAGTGTTTGCCATAACCAAGGTACCGCATCTCAGAACCTGCCGCTGTTTACCCTTACTCCCTACTCTTCGGTGCCGGATCATGGGGGGCTAACTAcctacatacctacctacttaccAATCagcccccccttttcctcggcTGTTATGGGACGGAAAAGACTACCTACGTTAAAGTTGTATACCCGGACCCAGAGAACATACGTGAAAGGTAAGGCTGATGACGACGGAGGTTTTCCGGAGACGAGTACAACATCTACTTATGCAAAGTGATAGTGTAGGTAGAAAAAGTATAAGAATAGAATCTCGGATTGTCCGACGGACAGACTGGATAGCACCTAGTAGAATAATTCACATTTATCCGCTGCGGTTACGTACCTTAGAACGAACGGGAgcagagagggaaaagggacAAGAGCTGGTAGCGAACAGGTTGCTGTTTTCGTCCTCCTTATGTACAGTTGGCTTTCGGGGGGGGGGCTGGGAGTTGTGTTCTGCTGAgataccttacctacctactcaGCGATccagctacctacctacgtACTTACCAACCCGTCTCAAGCTGCTCTCTTTTCAGTCTCTACGATACACCAACGGCCAACAAAGCTTGATAGTGAGGCATACATCACTATCTCGTGACCTCACCTCACGCGAGAACCCCTAAGAAAGCCACCGTAGCATACCCGTGTCCGACCTAGCTCTCCCTTTCCACTCCTACTCCTCATTCCCACTCATACCTCTCCTTCTACCACAGCTCGCTTGCCCCCAAGGGGGAAAAAGCCACCGTAGCAACAGTAGCACttcccccgtcccctccctcaagaaATGTAAGAGTCACAGCCCGTAGCTGATGCTGTCAGGAACACAGTTCCATTCATCGATCTAACTACCTATGGCACATGACATGCTCAGATTACGCACTTGGATGCATCAGAATCTCATTGGCAACTTAGCGTATGCCATGCCGCCATTCTTTCTAGACATCCCCAAAGAAAATCCAAAGGAATGCATCACACGCACCCTTCAAGTGTTGCCCGCTTGTTGGCTGGAAGATGTAATGGGTACgggtatcatcatcatttgTGAACTTTCCCATTCGACCCTACATACCAAAACCCAACACAATGCCATTGTAAATCTCTTTCCATCTAGCTATATTCACAACACCAATGCAAGACCTCCAGTACCTGAATAACACCCCCccacaaacccaaacccaaaagcTATGCTAaccccccattcccaaacCCTCACCTCGGCACCACAAAATCAAAATCATCCTCATTaaaatcatcctcctcatcgttcAACGCCAACCTCACAAACCGcctcacccactcctcctgTCTCGGGTCCAGCTCCCCGTTCCCATCCAgcatctccatcatctccaccatgttatgctcccctcccccagctcctgCTTGGTTCTGGTTGTTCTGGTTGTTATTACGACGCTGCCCCTGTTGTGCCTGATTATTAACATTTTGCCggtggccaccaccaccaccccctcggcCACCTCCCCTGTTATGGCCTCCTTGTCCGCCGGGTCCGAAGCCGgcatgtcctcctccccgacctccccgaccaccacctccacctctctGTTGATGCCCCCCTCGATGtacacctcctctcccacctcgaGCAGCCAACGCGCCACCAGCTCCCTGTCTCCCACGCGGACCTCCGCGGGCTGCTGCTACCCCAGCATTATTCCCCCATCCCTGTGCTGGCaccggagcaggagcagcaggcgcCGGGTTATTAGCAGCAatcctcaacaccagcgGCCCCTCCCTCGCAATCCCAACCTCCTGCGCCGGACCACCAGCCGGTTGCTGTGGCGCCGGTggccgaagaggaggctgttgaaCCGGTGCTGCGACCGCCGGCCTCCCCCTAACCCCCtgatcctccccctccccctcctcctcctccccatccgtagcctcctcaatctcagGAATAAACTGCTCAACCCTCTCgtcaaacaccaccgccggcgccggcctccccgcccccccgcCCGCAAACCCATAACCCACATCcgccccatcccccaactccagctcccacAACCTCATAAAACAGCTCGTCACCCTCCCGTCAGGCGCCGTGTTGAAATGCTGGTACGGATTCCCCGGATCCAACCACGCAGAGCACAAGTAGCAAAAGTGCGTCTGGCACCGATAGCAAATCATGTGGTTGCACCCGTGCGTCTTCTGCGCAGGGGCAGCACACGTAGGGCAAGGGGTGGTGTGCGCCTTCATGTACTCAATCGtcgccagctcctccgccgtcaGCTCCTCCTTTGGCCTCCGGCAGCCGACAAACTCCCCGTGCCACGACTGCATGCACCTGCTGCAAAAGGCAAAGCTGCACGTGTCGCATATCGACAGCAGGTCCTCCGTCTTGTTGTACGGTTTCGACTTTCCGACTTCACCTTCGGGCGTCTcttcgttgtcgtcgtcgtcgtcatcgtcttcagAGGTCGAGCTTTCGTCGTCTTCTGATGCGTCGGCGAGTTCGAGGCCGGTAGGTCGTTTATGCCTCTTCGACCTGGCGGCACCGTTGCACCATTGACGGGGACAGTAGATCGTGTTCTTGTCCGACTCGAGCTCGGTCTTGTATTTGAGCGTCACGTAACGTCTGACGGTGTCCTCGTCGATGGGTATCTGGAGCAGTTCGCTAGGGCTGATGAAGACCTTTGGCTTTTTCCGCTTTCGACCCGAGGGAGACCGTGACTTTCCACGTTCTTTGGCGCAGTTGGGTGCTGGACATTTGACTGCCGCCAAGTTCCCCTCTTTGATGGCGCTGTTGTAAAAGTCTTGGAGACATTCGACGCAAAAGACGTGCCCACAGTCCATCATTTTGTGGCAAAAGGCGCCCTTTTTGGGATCCAGACATACACCACACTCAAAGGtctccttctcaaaagcAGCTCTCCTGGCTCTGATGTCGTAGTCGAGAATGGCAATCCTGTGGCTCGGGTCAACCTCCAACGCATCTCCGTCACCAACCAGTCCAAATATATCCTCGGCCGCCTGTTGTATGTGATCGATGTAGCTGAAGCCGACCATATCACGCCCCATATCCTCCCATAGCCTCGGACCGTCATcctggagcttcttgatcGTTTCGGATGGAAGCCATGGCGGATTTGTAGAAATGCTAACCTTGGGAGGTTCTTCCTGGGGGTATCGGGGGCCGAAAGAAAGTTCGAGCCGTATCGATGGGAGGTGGGCTAGTTCATGGGAGTCAACTTGCGGTTCGCCCTGTTGGCCGCCACCAGCTATGGCGGGGCCGGCATGGGGGTTGACGCCATTTGGGGCTCGTCCAACGGTGGGATCTGGAGGTGGACCATCGTTGGAAGCGGTGGGAAAGTAGACAATGACAGGCTTCGAGGGGGTGACGGGAAGTTCGAGGGCGATGGTATAAGGGTCGTCCTTGTTGGGCGTTTGTATCTCTGGAAATATGGCCTCTAAAGTCTGGAGCTCGGTGTCTCGCTCGGTTTCTGCCATGGGTACCGAGCTCTTGATGTATTCGAAAAACTATCCCTTCCGCCAATCCACCCGTCTTTGTCCCCTTGTCCAAGTGAGTTATTCTCCGTGCTGTTGTGCGACTGTCCGGCTTGCTAAAAATAGGCCCGTGATGATCGCGGTCGGTCGTGGATTAGAAGGTGACAGAAGAGGGGTTCCGGACAAGCAATTAATCTCGGCGCCTGAAAAAGTATGGCTTTCGTTTGGAAATATTTCGCAAGATAAATAGGACCCGCTTCGTCTTGTAGATTTAGATTATTAATGGCTTGAAGTTTGcagatgggtggtgggctcAGCACGGCATCGAAATGGCAGTCCAGTGGTCGAGCAGAGGTAAACGACGCATGTTCCAGAAGGACCAAAAGACGGGGACTCGAAAGATCAGCCGGGAGGCAAAATActtgttttattttttcccTTCGACAGTAGTTATTGGGTGGAAAGTTGAGGACGACGCGGCAGATGGATGATGACTCGTTCGGTGACTTGGACGTTGCACAAGTTGCCAATCCGGCATCCCAGCGCTGTGGCACCCCGCCTTTTCCCCAAGCCCACCCACTGAAGAAAGGGTCCCCCTTGCTCGAGCGGGCTGAGCCGATTGGCCAGCCAGCCTGAAACAGACACGCTGACGTTACCTGCTTGTTGCTTGTTCGAGAGCTTCTGGAACTTGCACAGCATCAAACCTGCCTTGAACGAGGTCTCTCTCGGGGATAGCTATATTCAAACTAGGTGCCACTCACGGGACGCCGGCCCTTGATAGCTTTTTAATAATCGAATAATGCGGCAATAGGACCCCATCTTTACATATTTTCTTTCGTCTCCCAAGGGAACCAAccaaaccgccaaaatgtccGACAACATCACGCCCCTCGCATCTCTATCCCTCACCCACGTGTACTACGTCAGTGATCTCCTACTCTTCATCCTTACCACTCAAGTACTAACACAAACCAGAACCCCAAcgaccccctctcccacctctgcgccttcctcgccctcgtccCCCAAGCCCTCTGCGTCGTGTACGCCACCCTCCTCTGGTCCACCCGCGAAGCCGAAGTCCTCCTAATGTTCCTCGGCCAACTAACCTGCGAACTCATCAACTTCGTCCTCAAACGCCTCATCAAAGAAGAACGCCCAAAACACGTCATCAGCACCGGTGGAAAGGGGTACGGCATGCCATCATCACACGCGCAATTCGCCGTCTTTTGGGCGGTAGCACTGGGGTTATTTCTCATGGTCAGGCACAGGCCGCCAAGGTCCCACATCACAAAGGGGCAGAtgcagaaggaaaaggctgaaggggaagaagaagggccgGCGCTGGTTGACGTGCCGAGACGGTACAAGGAGGGTGGGTTGCGGGCTGTGAATGCGCATTTGGAGGCGTATTCCCACACGCCGTGGTCGTGGGCgcagagggcggtggtgagcttggctGCGGGGGTTGTGGCGGTTTTGGTGGCCTGGAGTCGGATTTATCTTGGGTATCATACGCCTAAGCAGGTGCTGGCTGGGTCGGCGGCTGGGGCTGTGAGTGCGGTGGCTTGGTTTGCTGTTACTTATatggtgagggagacggggttgttggcaTGGGGGTTGGAGTTTCCTGTTGCCAGGTGGCTGAGGATACGAgacttggtggtggaggaggacttGTGTCAGGCTGGGTGGGAGAAGTGGGAAGAGCGGAGGATATTGGCTCTGAGTAAGTTgaaggaaaagaacaagTAAAAAGGCGGACATGCTTGAGCGAGGTGTTAATACTTGGGGTCTAAACTATTATACCATGTGACTGCAAAAAACGCAACGAAGCTGATATTCACGGTCTTGTGTGGATAAGCAATGACTCTTGATTTTGAGTTATGTGCAAAATACCTATATGTACAAATTGCCCGAACCCCAGATTATCCCTTCTTGGTAAAGTTACAAAGTAAATGGAGCTTTTGAGAGCAACGAAAGTAATCCTCCCCAATACTTGCCGTAAATCCCCCCTACACACTCTTTCACCCGACGTATCTTACACTTCCATGCTGTTTTCTCTCACCCCCGATAGCCTCCCGTGTGTGTATTTGAGTTCCAATACCTCGCCGCTGGCTGCGGAGGCGGAAGATTCCCATATCCATTACCGCTCCCATCATACGTATGCCCGTTCCCGTACGTGTTACCGTTGGTAAACCCATTGCCACTATTAGCATACCCGTTTCCACTCCCGTTCATCAACCCCATATCGCCATTCGCAACCCCAGGCGAATGCAGCGTCTGCTGCTCATACTTTTGAGCTGCTGCAAGCCCGCCATACCCCTGGTTGCTCGCCACCCTGGTGTTATCAGTCCCATAGCTATTCCTCACCTCATCCGGCGTGGTGTGAACAGGCAGGGCGTTCGGATCCGGCCCCAAATCTGTTTGTTGTTGCCCGCCTCTTCTCCGACCGAACAGCGCGCTGAAACGGTTCTTTTTCTTGCCGTACCCGGCGGTGTAGTCGTTTGCGGGGGACGGTCCGAACcgtttctctctcttgcgGTGGCGGGCCAGGGCGAGGTTTACCAGGCaggagagggcgaagagGATGCTTGGTTGTGGGTGTCAGTCTCCTTTTTTTCACGACCtaaaagagcaaaaagagtaacaagagaaaacacaacaacaacagcaacgacaacaaTATGTGTTGGAAAAAACTCaccaagcagcaacagccaccgAAAAAACCGCCTTCGCCATCTCACACGCGGTCCCATACTgcaaaccccccctctcactcCAACTattccccacccccagcacGGTGTCGACCTCGCCCGTGCAGTTACCTACCCCGTGTCTGTTCACCCCGGCGATGTACCCAAAGCAGGGGATGAACGCCACATCAAGCACCATCATCAGAAAGCTCGGGAATGGGTGGCCCGGGGCGCAACATAGTAACAGAAAAGCGAGGATTGTGTAAGCGGTTGCTGCGCCGGCTATGCCGAGGACTGCCCGGACGAAGGTCccgatggggagggagtgggtgcTGAGAGTGGTGAGGAAGTAAGCATAGACTGCCAGGACGAGGGCCGCGCAGCAGAACTGGAGGGTGCGGAGGAGAAACTGGAGGGTTTTGAGGGCTGTTCCTTTTGCGGCGCCcattgtggttgttggttgttccTGGGTATGTAAGTTTGTTGGTTGGTGCAAACAAAACAATGACAATTCGGCAGTTGTCTGGCTCCTGCAGAATGCAGGTTCAATCACACTTCACAAAATATCTCGATCAAAAATTGAACAAGAAAATCCTTTCAATCgacgaaaaggggggtgggaatgcACCGCTTAAAGGGTCCCATCTTCTCAAAAGCCAAGAGATGACATCTGCCTTGTCTCGAGCTGGCCCTCCGATAGctcaacccacccaccaccctcccggGGGCCATGTACTTTTTGCCTCACCCCCattgtatgt
Proteins encoded in this window:
- a CDS encoding hypothetical protein (EggNog:ENOG503NY15; COG:O); translated protein: MAETERDTELQTLEAIFPEIQTPNKDDPYTIALELPVTPSKPVIVYFPTASNDGPPPDPTVGRAPNGVNPHAGPAIAGGGQQGEPQVDSHELAHLPSIRLELSFGPRYPQEEPPKVSISTNPPWLPSETIKKLQDDGPRLWEDMGRDMVGFSYIDHIQQAAEDIFGLVGDGDALEVDPSHRIAILDYDIRARRAAFEKETFECGVCLDPKKGAFCHKMMDCGHVFCVECLQDFYNSAIKEGNLAAVKCPAPNCAKERGKSRSPSGRKRKKPKVFISPSELLQIPIDEDTVRRYVTLKYKTELESDKNTIYCPRQWCNGAARSKRHKRPTGLELADASEDDESSTSEDDDDDDDNEETPEGEVGKSKPYNKTEDLLSICDTCSFAFCSRCMQSWHGEFVGCRRPKEELTAEELATIEYMKAHTTPCPTCAAPAQKTHGCNHMICYRCQTHFCYLCSAWLDPGNPYQHFNTAPDGRVTSCFMRLWELELGDGADVGYGFAGGGAGRPAPAVVFDERVEQFIPEIEEATDGEEEEGEGEDQGVRGRPAVAAPVQQPPLRPPAPQQPAGGPAQEVGIAREGPLVLRIAANNPAPAAPAPVPAQGWGNNAGVAAARGGPRGRQGAGGALAARGGRGGVHRGGHQQRGGGGGRGGRGGGHAGFGPGGQGGHNRGGGRGGGGGGHRQNVNNQAQQGQRRNNNQNNQNQAGAGGGEHNMVEMMEMLDGNGELDPRQEEWVRRFVRLALNDEEDDFNEDDFDFVVPR
- a CDS encoding hypothetical protein (EggNog:ENOG503NXJI; COG:I), which gives rise to MSDNITPLASLSLTHVYYNPNDPLSHLCAFLALVPQALCVVYATLLWSTREAEVLLMFLGQLTCELINFVLKRLIKEERPKHVISTGGKGYGMPSSHAQFAVFWAVALGLFLMVRHRPPRSHITKGQMQKEKAEGEEEGPALVDVPRRYKEGGLRAVNAHLEAYSHTPWSWAQRAVVSLAAGVVAVLVAWSRIYLGYHTPKQVLAGSAAGAVSAVAWFAVTYMVRETGLLAWGLEFPVARWLRIRDLVVEEDLCQAGWEKWEERRILALSKLKEKNK
- a CDS encoding hypothetical protein (EggNog:ENOG503P1U0); translation: MGAAKGTALKTLQFLLRTLQFCCAALVLAVYAYFLTTLSTHSLPIGTFVRAVLGIAGAATAYTILAFLLLCCAPGHPFPSFLMMVLDVAFIPCFGYIAGVNRHGVGNCTGEVDTVLGVGNSWSERGGLQYGTACEMAKAVFSVAVAACILFALSCLVNLALARHRKREKRFGPSPANDYTAGYGKKKNRFSALFGRRRGGQQQTDLGPDPNALPVHTTPDEVRNSYGTDNTRVASNQGYGGLAAAQKYEQQTLHSPGVANGDMGLMNGSGNGYANSGNGFTNGNTYGNGHTYDGSGNGYGNLPPPQPAARYWNSNTHTGGYRG